In Flavobacterium gelatinilyticum, a genomic segment contains:
- the pelA gene encoding pectate lyase: protein MIRLKYTVLLFVMLFNAGLQAQNTYKRWSDIIRKNDASWFGSDQAKKIAENVLLYQRDIGGWPKNIQMQNELTASEKKSLLKLKKNAVETTTDNGATTQEMLFMSRMYAQVKDERYKESFLKGLDYLLKAQYANGGWPQFYPLKKGYYSHITYNDDSMARILEVLKEISEETNYYSIKPSKEITLKSKTAFDKGIDCILKTQYKQNGVLTVWCAQHDEVTLQPAKARAYELPSLSGKESAGIVLLLMSIDKPSPEIVTAVKAAHAWFEKTKITNIKEEPVLNSKGEKIDKKIVAGQNTDPVWARFMELDTNEPFFSDRDGIKKKSLNDIGPERRNGYAWYTNDPAEVLKKYSAWAVKNGTRVSEKDKKNITYITVAQDGSGDFTKIQDAVYASPAFPYEKVTIFVKKGTYNEKVRIPEWNTNIILLGENKENTIITYDDNFSKISLGRNSTFYTYTVLVEGDDFTASNLTIKNASGDRGQGIALSVVSNRAKITNCILSGHQDTLYLSGTNTRQYFKDCYIEGTTDFIFGGATALFENCEIHSIKSSYITAASTPEGTAFGFVFKNCRLTAEPEASAVYLGRPWRIYAKTAFINCEMGKQIKPEGWENWSKPEAEKKALYAEFNNKGEGFNPSKRVSWSHQLTKSEADKYSIENILKDTVLNWYSK, encoded by the coding sequence ATGATTCGATTAAAATATACAGTTTTACTTTTTGTAATGTTGTTTAACGCCGGACTTCAGGCGCAAAACACCTATAAAAGATGGTCTGACATTATTCGTAAAAACGATGCATCCTGGTTTGGCTCAGATCAGGCCAAAAAAATAGCCGAAAATGTTTTATTGTATCAAAGAGATATTGGCGGCTGGCCCAAAAATATTCAGATGCAGAACGAATTGACAGCTTCGGAGAAAAAAAGTCTTTTAAAACTGAAAAAAAATGCGGTAGAAACTACTACAGACAATGGAGCAACTACTCAGGAAATGCTTTTTATGTCCAGAATGTATGCGCAGGTAAAAGATGAACGTTACAAAGAATCGTTTTTAAAAGGATTAGATTACCTGCTTAAAGCACAATATGCTAACGGAGGATGGCCTCAGTTTTACCCCTTAAAAAAAGGCTATTACAGCCATATTACTTATAATGATGATTCGATGGCAAGAATCTTAGAAGTACTGAAAGAAATTAGTGAAGAAACCAATTATTACAGCATCAAACCATCAAAAGAAATTACATTAAAATCAAAAACAGCTTTTGATAAAGGAATCGACTGTATCTTAAAAACACAATACAAGCAAAACGGAGTTTTAACGGTTTGGTGTGCCCAGCATGACGAAGTAACCCTGCAGCCGGCAAAAGCACGTGCTTACGAACTTCCGTCACTCAGCGGAAAAGAATCAGCAGGAATTGTACTCCTTTTGATGTCTATAGATAAACCTTCGCCGGAAATTGTTACAGCAGTGAAAGCAGCACACGCGTGGTTCGAAAAAACAAAGATTACCAATATCAAAGAAGAACCGGTTTTAAATAGTAAAGGAGAAAAAATTGACAAGAAAATAGTTGCAGGACAAAATACAGATCCCGTTTGGGCAAGGTTTATGGAACTGGATACGAACGAACCTTTTTTCTCAGACCGTGACGGAATCAAAAAGAAATCACTAAACGATATTGGCCCCGAACGCAGAAACGGTTACGCCTGGTACACCAATGATCCCGCAGAAGTATTGAAAAAATATTCGGCATGGGCAGTCAAAAACGGTACAAGAGTTTCAGAAAAAGACAAAAAAAATATCACTTATATAACCGTAGCACAAGACGGTTCCGGAGATTTTACAAAAATTCAGGACGCTGTTTACGCATCTCCTGCCTTCCCTTATGAAAAAGTAACCATTTTTGTAAAAAAAGGAACATACAATGAAAAAGTCCGAATCCCTGAATGGAACACCAATATCATTTTATTGGGAGAAAACAAAGAAAACACCATCATAACCTATGATGATAATTTTTCTAAAATAAGTTTAGGCCGAAACAGTACCTTTTATACCTATACCGTTTTGGTAGAAGGAGATGATTTTACAGCGTCTAATTTAACCATAAAAAATGCATCCGGCGATCGCGGACAAGGCATTGCGCTATCTGTAGTTTCAAATCGCGCCAAAATAACAAACTGCATACTTTCAGGACATCAGGATACTTTATATTTATCAGGAACAAATACCAGACAATATTTCAAAGACTGTTACATCGAAGGCACAACCGATTTTATTTTTGGAGGTGCAACCGCCTTATTCGAAAATTGTGAAATTCACAGTATAAAAAGCTCCTATATAACTGCCGCTTCAACGCCTGAAGGAACTGCATTTGGTTTCGTTTTTAAAAACTGCAGGCTGACAGCAGAACCGGAAGCCAGCGCAGTTTATCTGGGCAGACCGTGGCGTATTTATGCTAAAACAGCATTTATTAACTGCGAAATGGGAAAACAAATCAAACCCGAAGGCTGGGAAAACTGGTCAAAACCCGAAGCCGAAAAAAAAGCCCT
- a CDS encoding glycoside hydrolase family 43 protein, which yields MKNIKIILFILSVFSIQKTAAQAWTPDNGDGTYTNPIIHADYSDPDVVRVGDDFYMTASSFNCSPGLPVLHSKDLVNWKIISYALIKQPPFETYDKVQHGNGVWAPCITFHNNEFYIYYPDPDFGIYMIKSKKAEGPWSEPVLVKAGKGLIDPSPLWDDDGKAYLTHAFAGSRAQIKSLLVVCSMNPEGTIANNDEVMVIDGHESEGTIEGPKFYKRNNYYYIFAPAGGVPTGWQTILRSKNVWGPYEKKKVLEQGSTKINGPHQGAWVQTQTGEDWFIHFQDKGAYGRIVHLQPMKWEKDWPVMGQDFDKNGIGEPVTTFKKPNVGKKYPIENPAATDEFNEPKLGLQWQWQANSQVNWGFPTSLGYLNLFCLPTISDSKKIFEAPNLLLQKFPAEEFTVTTKMTFNTRLNGESTGLIIMGLDYSYLCFKNENGKLYLNQKTGTFNKTVSETETKPILISNNTIYLKVKVKKGGICSFFYSLDDKNYQPVGNDFTAVEGKWIGAKVGLFALSQKITNDSGNAAVDWFRVTK from the coding sequence ATGAAAAATATAAAAATCATTCTCTTTATACTTTCTGTTTTTTCAATTCAGAAAACTGCTGCACAAGCCTGGACACCGGACAATGGCGACGGAACCTATACAAATCCTATTATTCATGCCGATTACTCAGATCCTGATGTGGTAAGGGTTGGAGACGATTTTTATATGACGGCATCTTCTTTTAACTGCAGTCCGGGACTTCCTGTTTTGCATTCTAAAGATCTCGTAAACTGGAAAATTATAAGCTATGCTTTAATTAAACAGCCTCCATTTGAAACTTACGATAAAGTACAGCACGGAAACGGTGTCTGGGCGCCTTGTATTACTTTTCATAATAACGAATTTTATATTTACTATCCTGATCCTGATTTTGGAATTTATATGATAAAATCTAAAAAGGCCGAAGGTCCGTGGTCAGAACCTGTTTTGGTTAAAGCAGGAAAAGGATTAATAGATCCGAGTCCGCTTTGGGATGACGACGGAAAAGCCTATCTGACACACGCATTTGCAGGAAGCAGGGCACAAATTAAAAGCTTACTGGTAGTCTGCAGTATGAATCCTGAAGGAACAATTGCTAATAATGATGAGGTAATGGTTATCGACGGGCATGAAAGCGAAGGCACAATCGAAGGTCCAAAATTCTACAAAAGAAACAATTACTATTACATTTTTGCTCCTGCAGGAGGAGTTCCTACAGGCTGGCAGACCATTTTAAGATCTAAAAACGTTTGGGGACCTTATGAAAAGAAAAAAGTGTTAGAACAGGGATCAACCAAAATAAACGGTCCGCATCAGGGCGCATGGGTGCAGACTCAGACCGGAGAAGACTGGTTTATTCATTTTCAGGATAAAGGAGCTTACGGACGAATCGTGCATTTACAGCCTATGAAATGGGAAAAAGACTGGCCGGTTATGGGACAGGATTTTGATAAAAACGGAATAGGAGAGCCTGTAACGACATTCAAAAAACCAAATGTTGGTAAAAAATATCCAATAGAAAACCCTGCCGCTACAGATGAATTTAACGAACCAAAATTAGGACTGCAATGGCAGTGGCAGGCCAATTCGCAGGTAAATTGGGGATTTCCAACAAGTCTTGGATATCTGAATTTATTCTGTCTGCCGACTATTTCTGACAGTAAAAAGATTTTTGAAGCCCCGAATTTACTTTTACAGAAATTCCCGGCAGAAGAGTTTACCGTAACAACAAAAATGACTTTCAACACCAGATTAAACGGAGAAAGCACCGGACTAATTATTATGGGATTAGATTACAGCTATTTGTGCTTTAAAAATGAAAACGGAAAGCTGTATTTAAACCAGAAAACCGGAACTTTTAATAAAACAGTTTCAGAAACAGAAACAAAACCAATTCTGATTTCAAACAATACCATTTATCTAAAAGTGAAAGTGAAAAAAGGCGGTATATGTAGTTTCTTTTATAGTCTGGACGACAAAAATTATCAGCCTGTAGGGAATGATTTCACAGCCGTAGAAGGAAAATGGATTGGTGCCAAAGTGGGACTTTTTGCTTTAAGTCAAAAAATCACAAACGATTCAGGAAACGCTGCAGTTGACTGGTTTAGAGTAACGAAGTAG